From a region of the Haloferax volcanii DS2 genome:
- the cobD gene encoding threonine-phosphate decarboxylase CobD: MDPESVRAGSRVPHGGTTDPTVLDFSANTNPERPDGVEAVYREAFDASTRYPDDDYADFRAAAGDYVGCVPEAVVPTAGGLEALRLAFEVTLSPGDTALVPEPSFGEYDREIRLQGAEPVAVAHDAILDADPADHAVAVVCTPNNPTGELAPADDLRAFAARCREADTVLVVDEAFLDFTDEPSLAGEPGVVVARSLTKMFGLPGIRAGFAVATGDLGDRLAVARRAWSLSTPAAAVGAYCMDDAEFVSRTRARVSAERERLRETLSDAFAVSPSDAPFLLVDVGDRDVDAVVETARDRGVAVRDATTFPTLDSHVRVAVKRPDENDELLRALAAVADDV; this comes from the coding sequence ATGGACCCTGAGTCCGTCCGGGCGGGGAGCCGCGTCCCCCACGGCGGCACCACCGACCCGACCGTCCTCGACTTCAGCGCGAACACCAACCCCGAGCGTCCCGACGGCGTCGAGGCGGTGTACCGCGAGGCGTTCGACGCCTCGACCCGTTACCCCGACGACGACTACGCCGACTTCCGGGCGGCCGCCGGCGACTACGTCGGCTGTGTCCCCGAGGCGGTCGTGCCGACCGCCGGCGGCCTCGAAGCTCTGCGACTCGCGTTCGAAGTGACGCTCTCGCCGGGCGACACCGCGCTCGTCCCCGAACCGAGCTTCGGGGAGTACGACCGCGAGATTCGCCTGCAAGGGGCGGAGCCGGTGGCGGTCGCCCACGACGCGATTCTCGACGCCGACCCCGCGGACCACGCGGTCGCGGTCGTCTGCACGCCGAACAACCCGACGGGCGAGCTCGCGCCCGCCGACGACCTCCGGGCGTTCGCGGCGCGCTGCCGCGAGGCCGACACGGTCCTCGTGGTCGACGAAGCGTTCCTCGACTTCACCGACGAACCGAGCCTCGCGGGCGAACCCGGCGTCGTCGTCGCCCGGTCGCTGACGAAGATGTTCGGACTGCCGGGCATCCGCGCCGGGTTCGCCGTCGCCACCGGCGACCTCGGCGACCGACTCGCCGTCGCCCGGCGGGCGTGGTCGCTCTCGACGCCCGCGGCCGCCGTCGGCGCGTACTGCATGGACGACGCCGAGTTCGTCTCGCGAACGCGAGCGCGCGTCTCGGCCGAGCGCGAGCGACTCCGCGAGACGCTGTCCGACGCCTTCGCGGTGTCCCCGTCGGACGCGCCGTTTCTCCTCGTGGACGTCGGCGACCGCGACGTGGACGCGGTGGTCGAGACCGCCCGCGACCGCGGGGTCGCCGTCCGGGACGCGACGACGTTTCCGACGCTCGACTCGCACGTCCGCGTCGCGGTGAAACGCCCCGACGAGAACGACGAACTGCTCCGGGCGCTCGCCGCCGTCGCCGACGATGTTTGA